Proteins co-encoded in one Aethina tumida isolate Nest 87 chromosome 7, icAetTumi1.1, whole genome shotgun sequence genomic window:
- the LOC109595295 gene encoding polycomb protein Sfmbt isoform X1, with translation MLNPKPDRTQSPTNMNVFNTMPTVADMGMVWMGSGPATSDIPMGMMANDHGDMMLDHENIYYTPSHHSMSSQSMDDMNTIHSSSHLTDSMENYEMMNFIDMKHESSDSNFAEDENSQPVYMITTSTQTLPFPTRKIKPVKHPGLVLKTPIAYQSNTDPSVIPIQKDGIAVCEKCGAIGVKHAFYTRERRFCSMACARGYSGLIPEPLPQSNQNTPDTKQHFAKYRFTQKTEDDYTDAEVQEPVPQLIPPPVDPPVDDSLPLIRRKLAGLANSFDWDSQLNDQYFVAAPVTCFKHAPMSDIWENIMVGMKVEVENTDCDDISDTFPDSFWVATVMKIVGYKAQLRYEGFGSNDSKDFWVTLCSNMVHPVGWCATRGKPLIPPRTIQDKYSDWKDFLRKRLTGARTLPSNYSTKASDSQRSRFEVGLNLEVVDKNRISQVKVAIVHKIVGKRLNVKYFDLPQDDAGFWCHEDSPLLHPVGWAKKVGHHIVAPVEYMERINQGLYDEYDATEELFTPFQVGSRDHVAAAGFCIGMKLEAIDPLNLSSICVATVMDVLRFGYIMIRIDTYDSDATGADWFCYHVKSPCIFPVGFCERSGIPLTPPMGYGQALFNWTQYLRDTNNEAAEPSCFNNYVPLHGFVAGMKIEAADLMDPRLVCVATVAKVAGRILKVHFDGWEDEYDQWLDCESPDIYPVGWCQSVGHKLEGPPAQPKPSSQVKTPKASTVSVGIKKKGKKKKTKEMKSTSSNTVIKLMKPDESIADQSVTNTTISSSSGVGGGAMTSGMSVITTTTEDVTVKEEASDDNAGPETGEEPAAPVLNQPIASDVVDPPHERKVNTNGNTSTKYIPRLVDTSGGTNESGKLVPDEWNVFDVAQFLRVNECANYCDAFTKQKVDGKSLMNLNKEDILEYTGGKVGPSLKIYDLIQQLKIKVNPSQLRHMKVNNIKKFL, from the exons ATGTTAAATCCTAAGCCCGACCGCACACAATCACCAACCAACATGAACG TGTTCAACACTATGCCCACTGTTGCAGACATGGGCATGGTCTGGATGGGTTCCGGCCCAGCCACAAGTGACATACCCATGGGGATGATGGCTAATGATCATGGCGATATGATGCTAGACcatgaaaacatttattatacacCTTCGCATCACAGCATGTCTAGTCAGTCCATGGATGATATGAACACCATACACAGCAGCTCACATTTAACG GATTCAATGGAGAACTACGAAATGATGAACTTCATCGACATGAAGCACGAAAGCAGCGACTCGAACTTCGCCGAGGACGAAAACTCGCAGCCCGTCTACATGATAACGACGTCGACGCAGACGTTGCCATTTCCGACACGGAAAATCAAACCGGTCAAACATCCGGGACTGGTGCTCAAAACGCCGATCGCCTACCAAAGCAATACCGATCCCTCCGTTATACCGATACAAAAAGACGGAATCG CCGTTTGCGAGAAATGCGGGGCGATAGGGGTGAAGCACGCCTTCTACACGCGGGAAAGACGGTTTTGCAGCATGGCCTGTGCAAGGGGCTACAGCGGCCTTATACCCGAACCGTTACCGCAATCGAATCAGAACACGCCCGACACCAAACAACACTTCGCCAAGTATCGTTTTACACAGAAAACGGAGGACGACTACACCGATGCTG aAGTTCAGGAACCCGTTCCTCAGTTGATCCCGCCTCCCGTCGATCCACCAGTCGATGATTCCTTGCCACTGATAAGGAGGAAATTGGCCGGATTGGCGAATTCCTTCGACTGGGACTCGCAACTGAACGATCAGTATTTCGTAGCAGCACCCGTCACGTGTTTTAAGCACGCACCCATGTCGGATATATGGGAGAACATCATGGTTGGAATGAag GTGGAAGTAGAAAACACAGATTGCGACGACATTTCAGACACGTTTCCCGATTCATTTTGGGTGGCCACAGTCATGAAAATTGTCGGTTACAAAGCTCAGCTTCGGTACGAGGGTTTCGGTTCGAATGACTCGAAAGATTTCTGGGTGACATTGTGCTCTAATATGGTTCATCCAGTTGGGTGGTGCGCCACCAGGGGTAAACCGCTGATACCACCTAGAACGATTCAAGACAAGTACTCCGATTGGAAGGACTTTTTGAGGAAACGATTGACCGGTGCCAGGACGTTGCCGTCGAATTACAGCACGAAGGCCAGCGACAGTCAGCGGTCGAGGTTTGAGGTCGGGTTGAATCTGGAGGTGGTCGACAAGAATAGGATATCGCAGGTGAAGGTGGCAATCGTGCATAAAATCGTGGGGAAGAGGCTCAACGTCAAATATTTCGACCTGCCGCAGGACGATGCGGGTTTTTGGTGCCACGAGGATTCCCCTTTGTTGCATCCTGTTGGATGGGCGAAGAAA GTGGGTCATCACATCGTCGCTCCGGTCGAGTATATGGAACGCATCAACCAAGGTCTGTACGACGAGTACGACGCAACTGAGGAACTATTCACCCCATTCCAAGTGGGTTCAAGGGACCACGTAGCTGCAGCCGGCTTCTGCATAGGTATGAAACTCGAAGCAATCGATCCTCTAAACCTGTCATCCATCTGTGTGGCCACCGTCATGGACGTGTTGCGCTTCGGCTACATAATGATCCGCATCGACACCTACGATTCGGACGCAACTGGGGCGGACTGGTTCTGCTATCACGTCAAGTCGCCTTGCATCTTTCCGGTAGGTTTCTGCGAACGTTCCGGCATACCCCTCACACCGCCCATGGGCTATGGTCAGGCATTGTTCAATTGGACGCAGTATCTGCGCGACACGAACAACGAGGCGGCCGAACCGTCCTGCTTTAACAACTATGTGCCGCTGCATGGTTTCGTTGCCGGCATGAAGATCGAAGCTGCCGATTTAATGGATCCAAGGCTGGTGTGCGTTGCCACCGTGGCGAAGGTAGCCGGCAGGATACTGAAAGTGCACTTCGACGGATGGGAGGACGAGTACGACCAGTGGTTGGACTGCGAAAGTCCCGACATTTATCCGGTCGGCTGGTGTCAGAGTGTCGGACACAAGCTCGAGGGTCCGCCTGCCCAGCCCAAACCTTCATCACAGGTCAAGACGCCAAAAG CGAGTACTGTCTCTGTAGGCATCAAGAAGAAgggaaaaaagaagaaaaccaAGGAGATGAAATCGACATCTTCGAACACGGTCATCAAGCTGATGAAGCCAGATGAATCGATCGCGGACCAGTCGGTGACCAACACGACAATCAGTTCGAGCAGCGGTGTCGGTGGTGGTGCGATGACGAGCGGGATGAGCGTGATCACGACGACCACCGAAGACGTGACGGTGAAGGAGGAGGCGAGCGACGACAACGCTGGACCGGAAACTGGTGAGGAACCCGCCGCACCTGTTCTCAATCAGCCTATCGCTTCTGATGTGGTCGATCCGCCACACGAAAGGAAAGTCAAC ACCAATGGTAACActagtacaaaatatatacctCGATTAGTTGATACCTCAGGGGGGACCAACGAATCTGGCAAATTGGTTCCGGACGAGTGGAACGTTTTCGATGTTGCGCAATTTTTGAGGGTTAACGAGTGTGCGAATTACTGTGACGCCTTCACCAAACAG AAGGTGGACGGGAAGTCATTGATGAATTTGAATAAGGAGGATATCTTGGAATATACGGGCGGAAAAGTTGGAccctcattaaaaatatatgatctCATACAAcagttgaaaataaaagtaaatccctCGCAACTGCGCCATATGAAAGTAAACAAtatcaaaaagtttttatag
- the LOC109595295 gene encoding polycomb protein Sfmbt isoform X3, with translation MLNPKPDRTQSPTNMNDMGMVWMGSGPATSDIPMGMMANDHGDMMLDHENIYYTPSHHSMSSQSMDDMNTIHSSSHLTDSMENYEMMNFIDMKHESSDSNFAEDENSQPVYMITTSTQTLPFPTRKIKPVKHPGLVLKTPIAYQSNTDPSVIPIQKDGIAVCEKCGAIGVKHAFYTRERRFCSMACARGYSGLIPEPLPQSNQNTPDTKQHFAKYRFTQKTEDDYTDAEVQEPVPQLIPPPVDPPVDDSLPLIRRKLAGLANSFDWDSQLNDQYFVAAPVTCFKHAPMSDIWENIMVGMKVEVENTDCDDISDTFPDSFWVATVMKIVGYKAQLRYEGFGSNDSKDFWVTLCSNMVHPVGWCATRGKPLIPPRTIQDKYSDWKDFLRKRLTGARTLPSNYSTKASDSQRSRFEVGLNLEVVDKNRISQVKVAIVHKIVGKRLNVKYFDLPQDDAGFWCHEDSPLLHPVGWAKKVGHHIVAPVEYMERINQGLYDEYDATEELFTPFQVGSRDHVAAAGFCIGMKLEAIDPLNLSSICVATVMDVLRFGYIMIRIDTYDSDATGADWFCYHVKSPCIFPVGFCERSGIPLTPPMGYGQALFNWTQYLRDTNNEAAEPSCFNNYVPLHGFVAGMKIEAADLMDPRLVCVATVAKVAGRILKVHFDGWEDEYDQWLDCESPDIYPVGWCQSVGHKLEGPPAQPKPSSQVKTPKASTVSVGIKKKGKKKKTKEMKSTSSNTVIKLMKPDESIADQSVTNTTISSSSGVGGGAMTSGMSVITTTTEDVTVKEEASDDNAGPETGEEPAAPVLNQPIASDVVDPPHERKVNTNGNTSTKYIPRLVDTSGGTNESGKLVPDEWNVFDVAQFLRVNECANYCDAFTKQKVDGKSLMNLNKEDILEYTGGKVGPSLKIYDLIQQLKIKVNPSQLRHMKVNNIKKFL, from the exons ATGTTAAATCCTAAGCCCGACCGCACACAATCACCAACCAACATGAACG ACATGGGCATGGTCTGGATGGGTTCCGGCCCAGCCACAAGTGACATACCCATGGGGATGATGGCTAATGATCATGGCGATATGATGCTAGACcatgaaaacatttattatacacCTTCGCATCACAGCATGTCTAGTCAGTCCATGGATGATATGAACACCATACACAGCAGCTCACATTTAACG GATTCAATGGAGAACTACGAAATGATGAACTTCATCGACATGAAGCACGAAAGCAGCGACTCGAACTTCGCCGAGGACGAAAACTCGCAGCCCGTCTACATGATAACGACGTCGACGCAGACGTTGCCATTTCCGACACGGAAAATCAAACCGGTCAAACATCCGGGACTGGTGCTCAAAACGCCGATCGCCTACCAAAGCAATACCGATCCCTCCGTTATACCGATACAAAAAGACGGAATCG CCGTTTGCGAGAAATGCGGGGCGATAGGGGTGAAGCACGCCTTCTACACGCGGGAAAGACGGTTTTGCAGCATGGCCTGTGCAAGGGGCTACAGCGGCCTTATACCCGAACCGTTACCGCAATCGAATCAGAACACGCCCGACACCAAACAACACTTCGCCAAGTATCGTTTTACACAGAAAACGGAGGACGACTACACCGATGCTG aAGTTCAGGAACCCGTTCCTCAGTTGATCCCGCCTCCCGTCGATCCACCAGTCGATGATTCCTTGCCACTGATAAGGAGGAAATTGGCCGGATTGGCGAATTCCTTCGACTGGGACTCGCAACTGAACGATCAGTATTTCGTAGCAGCACCCGTCACGTGTTTTAAGCACGCACCCATGTCGGATATATGGGAGAACATCATGGTTGGAATGAag GTGGAAGTAGAAAACACAGATTGCGACGACATTTCAGACACGTTTCCCGATTCATTTTGGGTGGCCACAGTCATGAAAATTGTCGGTTACAAAGCTCAGCTTCGGTACGAGGGTTTCGGTTCGAATGACTCGAAAGATTTCTGGGTGACATTGTGCTCTAATATGGTTCATCCAGTTGGGTGGTGCGCCACCAGGGGTAAACCGCTGATACCACCTAGAACGATTCAAGACAAGTACTCCGATTGGAAGGACTTTTTGAGGAAACGATTGACCGGTGCCAGGACGTTGCCGTCGAATTACAGCACGAAGGCCAGCGACAGTCAGCGGTCGAGGTTTGAGGTCGGGTTGAATCTGGAGGTGGTCGACAAGAATAGGATATCGCAGGTGAAGGTGGCAATCGTGCATAAAATCGTGGGGAAGAGGCTCAACGTCAAATATTTCGACCTGCCGCAGGACGATGCGGGTTTTTGGTGCCACGAGGATTCCCCTTTGTTGCATCCTGTTGGATGGGCGAAGAAA GTGGGTCATCACATCGTCGCTCCGGTCGAGTATATGGAACGCATCAACCAAGGTCTGTACGACGAGTACGACGCAACTGAGGAACTATTCACCCCATTCCAAGTGGGTTCAAGGGACCACGTAGCTGCAGCCGGCTTCTGCATAGGTATGAAACTCGAAGCAATCGATCCTCTAAACCTGTCATCCATCTGTGTGGCCACCGTCATGGACGTGTTGCGCTTCGGCTACATAATGATCCGCATCGACACCTACGATTCGGACGCAACTGGGGCGGACTGGTTCTGCTATCACGTCAAGTCGCCTTGCATCTTTCCGGTAGGTTTCTGCGAACGTTCCGGCATACCCCTCACACCGCCCATGGGCTATGGTCAGGCATTGTTCAATTGGACGCAGTATCTGCGCGACACGAACAACGAGGCGGCCGAACCGTCCTGCTTTAACAACTATGTGCCGCTGCATGGTTTCGTTGCCGGCATGAAGATCGAAGCTGCCGATTTAATGGATCCAAGGCTGGTGTGCGTTGCCACCGTGGCGAAGGTAGCCGGCAGGATACTGAAAGTGCACTTCGACGGATGGGAGGACGAGTACGACCAGTGGTTGGACTGCGAAAGTCCCGACATTTATCCGGTCGGCTGGTGTCAGAGTGTCGGACACAAGCTCGAGGGTCCGCCTGCCCAGCCCAAACCTTCATCACAGGTCAAGACGCCAAAAG CGAGTACTGTCTCTGTAGGCATCAAGAAGAAgggaaaaaagaagaaaaccaAGGAGATGAAATCGACATCTTCGAACACGGTCATCAAGCTGATGAAGCCAGATGAATCGATCGCGGACCAGTCGGTGACCAACACGACAATCAGTTCGAGCAGCGGTGTCGGTGGTGGTGCGATGACGAGCGGGATGAGCGTGATCACGACGACCACCGAAGACGTGACGGTGAAGGAGGAGGCGAGCGACGACAACGCTGGACCGGAAACTGGTGAGGAACCCGCCGCACCTGTTCTCAATCAGCCTATCGCTTCTGATGTGGTCGATCCGCCACACGAAAGGAAAGTCAAC ACCAATGGTAACActagtacaaaatatatacctCGATTAGTTGATACCTCAGGGGGGACCAACGAATCTGGCAAATTGGTTCCGGACGAGTGGAACGTTTTCGATGTTGCGCAATTTTTGAGGGTTAACGAGTGTGCGAATTACTGTGACGCCTTCACCAAACAG AAGGTGGACGGGAAGTCATTGATGAATTTGAATAAGGAGGATATCTTGGAATATACGGGCGGAAAAGTTGGAccctcattaaaaatatatgatctCATACAAcagttgaaaataaaagtaaatccctCGCAACTGCGCCATATGAAAGTAAACAAtatcaaaaagtttttatag
- the LOC109595295 gene encoding polycomb protein Sfmbt isoform X2, translated as MLNPKPDRTQSPTNMNVFNTMPTVADMGMVWMGSGPATSDIPMGMMANDHGDMMLDHENIYYTPSHHSMSSQSMDDMNTIHSSSHLTDSMENYEMMNFIDMKHESSDSNFAEDENSQPVYMITTSTQTLPFPTRKIKPVKHPGLVLKTPIAYQSNTDPSVIPIQKDGIAVCEKCGAIGVKHAFYTRERRFCSMACARGYSGLIPEPLPQSNQNTPDTKQHFAKYRFTQKTEDDYTDAEVQEPVPQLIPPPVDPPVDDSLPLIRRKLAGLANSFDWDSQLNDQYFVAAPVTCFKHAPMSDIWENIMVGMKVEVENTDCDDISDTFPDSFWVATVMKIVGYKAQLRYEGFGSNDSKDFWVTLCSNMVHPVGWCATRGKPLIPPRTIQDKYSDWKDFLRKRLTGARTLPSNYSTKASDSQRSRFEVGLNLEVVDKNRISQVKVAIVHKIVGKRLNVKYFDLPQDDAGFWCHEDSPLLHPVGWAKKVGHHIVAPVEYMERINQGLYDEYDATEELFTPFQVGSRDHVAAAGFCIGMKLEAIDPLNLSSICVATVMDVLRFGYIMIRIDTYDSDATGADWFCYHVKSPCIFPVGFCERSGIPLTPPMGYGQALFNWTQYLRDTNNEAAEPSCFNNYVPLHGFVAGMKIEAADLMDPRLVCVATVAKVAGRILKVHFDGWEDEYDQWLDCESPDIYPVGWCQSVGHKLEGPPAQPKPSSQVKTPKGIKKKGKKKKTKEMKSTSSNTVIKLMKPDESIADQSVTNTTISSSSGVGGGAMTSGMSVITTTTEDVTVKEEASDDNAGPETGEEPAAPVLNQPIASDVVDPPHERKVNTNGNTSTKYIPRLVDTSGGTNESGKLVPDEWNVFDVAQFLRVNECANYCDAFTKQKVDGKSLMNLNKEDILEYTGGKVGPSLKIYDLIQQLKIKVNPSQLRHMKVNNIKKFL; from the exons ATGTTAAATCCTAAGCCCGACCGCACACAATCACCAACCAACATGAACG TGTTCAACACTATGCCCACTGTTGCAGACATGGGCATGGTCTGGATGGGTTCCGGCCCAGCCACAAGTGACATACCCATGGGGATGATGGCTAATGATCATGGCGATATGATGCTAGACcatgaaaacatttattatacacCTTCGCATCACAGCATGTCTAGTCAGTCCATGGATGATATGAACACCATACACAGCAGCTCACATTTAACG GATTCAATGGAGAACTACGAAATGATGAACTTCATCGACATGAAGCACGAAAGCAGCGACTCGAACTTCGCCGAGGACGAAAACTCGCAGCCCGTCTACATGATAACGACGTCGACGCAGACGTTGCCATTTCCGACACGGAAAATCAAACCGGTCAAACATCCGGGACTGGTGCTCAAAACGCCGATCGCCTACCAAAGCAATACCGATCCCTCCGTTATACCGATACAAAAAGACGGAATCG CCGTTTGCGAGAAATGCGGGGCGATAGGGGTGAAGCACGCCTTCTACACGCGGGAAAGACGGTTTTGCAGCATGGCCTGTGCAAGGGGCTACAGCGGCCTTATACCCGAACCGTTACCGCAATCGAATCAGAACACGCCCGACACCAAACAACACTTCGCCAAGTATCGTTTTACACAGAAAACGGAGGACGACTACACCGATGCTG aAGTTCAGGAACCCGTTCCTCAGTTGATCCCGCCTCCCGTCGATCCACCAGTCGATGATTCCTTGCCACTGATAAGGAGGAAATTGGCCGGATTGGCGAATTCCTTCGACTGGGACTCGCAACTGAACGATCAGTATTTCGTAGCAGCACCCGTCACGTGTTTTAAGCACGCACCCATGTCGGATATATGGGAGAACATCATGGTTGGAATGAag GTGGAAGTAGAAAACACAGATTGCGACGACATTTCAGACACGTTTCCCGATTCATTTTGGGTGGCCACAGTCATGAAAATTGTCGGTTACAAAGCTCAGCTTCGGTACGAGGGTTTCGGTTCGAATGACTCGAAAGATTTCTGGGTGACATTGTGCTCTAATATGGTTCATCCAGTTGGGTGGTGCGCCACCAGGGGTAAACCGCTGATACCACCTAGAACGATTCAAGACAAGTACTCCGATTGGAAGGACTTTTTGAGGAAACGATTGACCGGTGCCAGGACGTTGCCGTCGAATTACAGCACGAAGGCCAGCGACAGTCAGCGGTCGAGGTTTGAGGTCGGGTTGAATCTGGAGGTGGTCGACAAGAATAGGATATCGCAGGTGAAGGTGGCAATCGTGCATAAAATCGTGGGGAAGAGGCTCAACGTCAAATATTTCGACCTGCCGCAGGACGATGCGGGTTTTTGGTGCCACGAGGATTCCCCTTTGTTGCATCCTGTTGGATGGGCGAAGAAA GTGGGTCATCACATCGTCGCTCCGGTCGAGTATATGGAACGCATCAACCAAGGTCTGTACGACGAGTACGACGCAACTGAGGAACTATTCACCCCATTCCAAGTGGGTTCAAGGGACCACGTAGCTGCAGCCGGCTTCTGCATAGGTATGAAACTCGAAGCAATCGATCCTCTAAACCTGTCATCCATCTGTGTGGCCACCGTCATGGACGTGTTGCGCTTCGGCTACATAATGATCCGCATCGACACCTACGATTCGGACGCAACTGGGGCGGACTGGTTCTGCTATCACGTCAAGTCGCCTTGCATCTTTCCGGTAGGTTTCTGCGAACGTTCCGGCATACCCCTCACACCGCCCATGGGCTATGGTCAGGCATTGTTCAATTGGACGCAGTATCTGCGCGACACGAACAACGAGGCGGCCGAACCGTCCTGCTTTAACAACTATGTGCCGCTGCATGGTTTCGTTGCCGGCATGAAGATCGAAGCTGCCGATTTAATGGATCCAAGGCTGGTGTGCGTTGCCACCGTGGCGAAGGTAGCCGGCAGGATACTGAAAGTGCACTTCGACGGATGGGAGGACGAGTACGACCAGTGGTTGGACTGCGAAAGTCCCGACATTTATCCGGTCGGCTGGTGTCAGAGTGTCGGACACAAGCTCGAGGGTCCGCCTGCCCAGCCCAAACCTTCATCACAGGTCAAGACGCCAAAAG GCATCAAGAAGAAgggaaaaaagaagaaaaccaAGGAGATGAAATCGACATCTTCGAACACGGTCATCAAGCTGATGAAGCCAGATGAATCGATCGCGGACCAGTCGGTGACCAACACGACAATCAGTTCGAGCAGCGGTGTCGGTGGTGGTGCGATGACGAGCGGGATGAGCGTGATCACGACGACCACCGAAGACGTGACGGTGAAGGAGGAGGCGAGCGACGACAACGCTGGACCGGAAACTGGTGAGGAACCCGCCGCACCTGTTCTCAATCAGCCTATCGCTTCTGATGTGGTCGATCCGCCACACGAAAGGAAAGTCAAC ACCAATGGTAACActagtacaaaatatatacctCGATTAGTTGATACCTCAGGGGGGACCAACGAATCTGGCAAATTGGTTCCGGACGAGTGGAACGTTTTCGATGTTGCGCAATTTTTGAGGGTTAACGAGTGTGCGAATTACTGTGACGCCTTCACCAAACAG AAGGTGGACGGGAAGTCATTGATGAATTTGAATAAGGAGGATATCTTGGAATATACGGGCGGAAAAGTTGGAccctcattaaaaatatatgatctCATACAAcagttgaaaataaaagtaaatccctCGCAACTGCGCCATATGAAAGTAAACAAtatcaaaaagtttttatag